A single window of Gammaproteobacteria bacterium DNA harbors:
- a CDS encoding molybdopterin-dependent oxidoreductase yields ASVRPRGVGPAFAAHVVDVEVDPETGKVDILRYTAAQDVGKAVHPSYVEGQIQGGVAQGVGWALNEEYYYAEDGTLRNTGFLDYRMPTCLDLPMIETILVEVANPGHPIGIRGVGEVPIIPPPAAIANAIYRATGVRMTELPMSPAKVAKAILDKKRI; encoded by the coding sequence GGGCGTCCGTCCGTCCGCGTGGCGTTGGTCCGGCCTTTGCCGCGCACGTCGTGGATGTGGAAGTCGATCCCGAAACCGGGAAAGTGGACATCCTGCGCTATACCGCGGCGCAGGATGTCGGCAAAGCCGTTCATCCTAGCTATGTCGAAGGCCAGATTCAGGGCGGCGTGGCCCAAGGCGTCGGCTGGGCGCTGAATGAAGAGTATTACTACGCCGAAGACGGCACACTGCGCAACACGGGCTTCCTGGATTACCGTATGCCGACGTGTCTTGATCTGCCTATGATCGAAACCATCTTGGTTGAAGTCGCTAACCCAGGTCATCCGATCGGGATTCGTGGCGTAGGCGAAGTACCGATCATCCCACCGCCGGCGGCGATTGCAAACGCGATCTACCGCGCGACCGGGGTACGCATGACCGAACTCCCGATGTCACCAGCCAAAGTGGCCAAAGCGATTCTGGACA